A single region of the Nicotiana sylvestris chromosome 6, ASM39365v2, whole genome shotgun sequence genome encodes:
- the LOC104240353 gene encoding calcium uniporter protein 5, mitochondrial-like — protein sequence MWRTSFNLLKRTVTSASISYGTRTFPISVMEYRSGCFCGSTRLMGGYYFSSVSTGNGENKNNVNNGDFITHEEAKRLMRLVNVEELKWKLGMENTEVIGYSELLKACEKMGVAKTRDEAVGFARVLDEAGVILLFRDKVYLHPDKVVDEIRKAVPLALLPDDDPTIDELKILQEKMNKIDELAHKQVRRILWTGLGAGLLQVGLFFRLTFWEFSWDVMEPIAFFTTTTGIVVGYAYFLVTSRDPSYQDVLKRLFLSRQRKLIKKYNFDIQRFVELQKKIRVPVSSQASMKHRLGVELEAEDLLRGH from the exons ATGTGGAGAACTTCGTTTAATTTATTGAAACGTACTGTTACATCAGCGTCTATCAGTTATGGGACAAGAACATTTCCCATTTCGGTTATGGAGTATCGATCCGGGTGTTTTTGCGGGTCGACCCGATTGATGGGTGGGTACTATTTCAGCTCAGTTTCAACAGGGAATGGAGAAAACAAGAATAATGTGAATAATGGGGATTTTATTACGCACGAGGAAGCTAAGAGGTTGATGAGATTGGTGAATGTTGAGGAGCTGAAGTGGAAATTAGGGATGGAGAATACTGAGGTTATTGGGTACAGTGAGCTGTTAAAAGCTTGTGAAAAAATGGGTGTGGCTAAAACGCGTGATGAGGCGGTTGGTTTTGCTAGAGTACTTGACGAAGCTGGTGTCATTTTGCTCTTCAGAGATAAAGTTTACCTTCATCCTGATAAG GTAGTGGATGAAATTAGAAAGGCAGTTCCCCTAGCACTTCTACCCGATGATGACCCCACGATAGATGAACTAAAGATTCTGCAGGAGAAGATGAATAAAATTGATGAGCTTGCACATAAACAGGTGCGTCGCATTTTATGGACTGGGTTAGGAGCTGGCCTTTTGCAAGTCGGTCTCTTCTTCCGTCTAACGTTCTGGGAATTCTCTTGGGATGTGATGGAACCAATTGCTTTTTTCACAACTACTACTGGGATAGTAGTAGGTTATGCTTATTTCCTTGTTACTTCTAGAGACCCGTCATACCAAGATGTGTTGAAGAGGCTCTTCCTCTCAAGGCAGAGGAAGCTGATCAAGAAGTATAATTTTGATATTCAGAGGTTTGTGGAATTACAAAAGAAAATCAGAGTACCAGTAAGTAGTCAAGCTTCCATGAAACATCGGTTAGGGGTGGAGCTGGAAGCTGAGGATCTTTTACGCGGTCACTAA